From one Rhodovulum sp. ES.010 genomic stretch:
- a CDS encoding extracellular solute-binding protein, which translates to MRSVFFTRSPVACVVAILLAFAPHLRAEPSHGIAMYGEPALPPDFVSLPYVNPDAPRGGRLVLGETGGFDSLNPFILKGNAPWPLRMLGYESLMGRSWDEPFTLYGLLAESVETGPDRTWVEFTLREEARFSDGSPVTVEDVLWSFETLGREGHPRYRGAWDKVARGYATGPRSVRFTFNTEDRELPLILGLRPVLKKAQWAGRDFGESGLEAPIGTGPYVIADHEPGRYLVLKQDQDWWGRALPFNRGQHNFAEIRYEYFGDGDVVFEAFRGGAIDVFRESSAAKWDSAYDFPAIASGEIVEAEIPHERPSGIAGLVMNTRRAIFADWRVRDAMLHAFNFEFISDTLTGGEQPRIASFFSNSTLGMREGPAEGRVRALLEPYDDHLLPGALDGYALPVSDGRPSNRNNLRTAFGQLEAAGWTVGDGGVLRDADGAPFTFEILLRQGATETEKIVDIFVEGLKRLGIAVRVTAVDSAQYTERTDAYDFDMTFYTRALSLSPGNEQRLYWGVEGVDRPGTRNWMGMDSPAADAMIDALLTAETREEFVAATRALDRVLTTGRYVIPIWYARHSRIAHGADLHYPETIPIYGDWIGFLPDIWWTEEN; encoded by the coding sequence ATGAGATCGGTGTTTTTCACTCGTTCGCCCGTGGCGTGTGTGGTGGCCATCTTACTCGCCTTCGCGCCCCATCTGCGTGCCGAGCCGAGCCATGGCATCGCTATGTATGGGGAGCCGGCGCTTCCACCTGATTTTGTGTCCCTGCCCTACGTGAACCCCGACGCCCCCCGCGGCGGGCGCCTCGTGTTGGGCGAGACGGGCGGCTTCGACAGCCTCAATCCGTTCATCCTGAAAGGCAACGCCCCATGGCCGCTGCGGATGCTCGGCTACGAAAGCCTGATGGGCCGGTCCTGGGACGAACCCTTCACGCTTTACGGCCTGCTCGCCGAATCGGTGGAGACCGGGCCGGATCGGACATGGGTGGAATTCACCCTCCGCGAAGAGGCGCGATTCTCCGACGGCAGCCCGGTCACGGTCGAGGACGTGCTGTGGTCGTTCGAGACGCTGGGCCGCGAGGGCCACCCCCGCTACCGCGGCGCCTGGGACAAGGTCGCGCGGGGCTACGCGACCGGCCCACGCAGCGTCCGCTTCACCTTCAACACCGAGGACCGCGAACTGCCGCTCATCCTCGGGTTGCGGCCCGTCCTGAAAAAGGCCCAATGGGCGGGGCGCGATTTCGGCGAAAGCGGGCTCGAAGCGCCGATCGGCACGGGGCCTTACGTCATTGCCGACCACGAACCGGGACGGTATCTCGTTTTGAAGCAGGACCAGGACTGGTGGGGGCGCGCGCTACCCTTCAACCGCGGCCAGCACAATTTCGCGGAAATCCGCTACGAGTATTTCGGAGATGGCGACGTGGTGTTCGAGGCGTTCCGCGGCGGCGCGATCGATGTCTTTCGCGAGTCGAGCGCGGCCAAGTGGGACAGCGCCTACGACTTCCCCGCCATCGCGTCGGGCGAGATCGTGGAGGCCGAGATCCCGCACGAGCGGCCCTCGGGCATCGCAGGGCTGGTGATGAACACGCGGCGCGCGATCTTCGCCGACTGGCGAGTGCGCGACGCGATGCTGCACGCCTTCAACTTCGAGTTCATCAGCGACACCCTGACCGGCGGCGAGCAGCCGCGCATCGCCTCGTTTTTCTCGAACTCGACCCTTGGCATGCGCGAGGGGCCGGCCGAGGGCCGCGTGCGCGCCTTGCTGGAGCCTTATGACGATCACCTGTTGCCCGGCGCGCTCGACGGCTACGCGCTGCCCGTCTCGGACGGCCGACCGTCGAACCGCAACAACCTGCGCACGGCCTTCGGGCAACTGGAGGCGGCCGGCTGGACCGTCGGCGACGGCGGCGTGCTGCGCGATGCGGACGGCGCGCCTTTCACCTTCGAGATCCTCCTGCGCCAAGGCGCGACCGAGACGGAGAAGATCGTGGACATCTTCGTCGAGGGCCTGAAACGGCTGGGCATCGCGGTGCGCGTCACCGCCGTGGACAGCGCGCAATATACCGAGCGCACTGACGCCTACGATTTCGACATGACCTTCTACACTCGCGCGCTTTCGCTCTCGCCCGGAAACGAGCAGCGGCTCTACTGGGGCGTCGAAGGTGTCGACCGTCCCGGCACGCGCAACTGGATGGGCATGGACAGCCCGGCGGCGGACGCGATGATCGACGCGCTGCTGACGGCCGAGACGCGCGAAGAGTTCGTCGCCGCGACCCGTGCACTCGACCGCGTGCTGACCACCGGGCGCTACGTGATTCCGATCTGGTATGCGCGGCACTCGCGCATTGCCCACGGTGCCGACCTGCACTATCCGGAAACGATCCCGATCTACGGCGACTGGATCGGATTCCTGCCCGACATCTGGTGGACCGAGGAGAACTGA
- a CDS encoding entericidin A/B family lipoprotein — protein sequence MGRTLLILIALTLAACGTVEGMGEDISAGARAVRNAL from the coding sequence ATGGGCCGTACCCTTCTTATCCTCATCGCGCTGACGCTGGCCGCCTGTGGCACCGTCGAGGGCATGGGTGAGGACATATCGGCCGGGGCACGGGCGGTGCGCAACGCGCTCTGA
- a CDS encoding dienelactone hydrolase family protein, translated as MRISILTGAIAGAALPALAEELSYEVDGAAYTGYFAAAEDAAGLVLIVHDWDGLTDYERQRADMLAEMGYDAFALDMFGAGTPTETVDHRRAATGALYQDREKMRALIQAGVAQARALSDAGSMAVMGYCFGGAVTLEMARSDLAGEAAGYASFHGGLSTPEGQGWTGDEPPLLILHGGADTSITMSDLVSLVNELEAAGTRYEVQVYSGAPHAFTVFGSDRYRETADRESWDAFTDFLGDRLGR; from the coding sequence ATGCGAATTTCCATTCTGACCGGCGCCATCGCGGGGGCCGCGCTGCCCGCCCTGGCCGAGGAGCTAAGCTACGAGGTCGATGGCGCCGCCTATACCGGCTATTTTGCCGCTGCCGAAGATGCGGCGGGACTCGTCCTGATCGTGCATGACTGGGACGGGCTGACCGACTACGAGCGGCAGCGCGCCGACATGCTGGCCGAGATGGGCTACGACGCCTTCGCGCTGGACATGTTCGGCGCGGGCACGCCGACCGAAACCGTCGACCACCGCCGCGCCGCGACCGGGGCGCTCTACCAGGACCGCGAGAAGATGCGCGCGCTGATCCAGGCGGGCGTGGCGCAGGCGCGGGCGCTATCGGACGCCGGCAGCATGGCGGTGATGGGGTATTGCTTCGGCGGCGCCGTCACGCTGGAAATGGCCCGCAGCGACTTGGCCGGCGAGGCAGCGGGCTACGCCAGTTTCCATGGTGGGCTGTCGACGCCCGAGGGGCAGGGCTGGACGGGCGACGAACCGCCGCTGTTGATCCTGCACGGGGGCGCGGACACCTCGATTACCATGTCCGACTTGGTGTCGCTGGTGAACGAATTGGAGGCTGCCGGAACCCGCTACGAAGTGCAGGTCTATTCCGGCGCACCGCACGCCTTCACCGTATTCGGCTCGGACCGCTACCGAGAGACGGCCGACCGTGAAAGTTGGGATGCTTTCACCGACTTCCTCGGCGACCGGCTCGGTCGTTGA
- a CDS encoding helix-turn-helix domain-containing protein, whose translation MGRPRDHRLIRIDRAEGEAETPEPLDLGQRVRELRTARGWTLEQAARRAGLARSTLSKIENDQMSPTYEALKKLATGLGVSVPQLFTPMRGPRTGGRMAVTRTGEGAAQATATYEHELLAGALSRKRMLPYRTRVRARDVAEFEGWVRHEGEEFLYVLTGVIRLYTELYAPVEMRRGDSAYYDATMGHNVISVSQEDATILWVTSLD comes from the coding sequence ATGGGACGGCCGCGCGACCACCGGCTCATCCGCATAGACCGGGCGGAGGGCGAGGCGGAAACGCCCGAGCCGCTGGACCTGGGCCAGCGGGTACGCGAATTGCGGACGGCGCGGGGCTGGACGCTGGAACAGGCCGCGCGCCGGGCCGGGCTTGCGCGCTCGACCCTCTCGAAGATCGAGAACGACCAGATGTCGCCCACCTACGAGGCGTTAAAGAAGCTGGCCACGGGCCTGGGCGTGTCGGTGCCGCAGCTGTTCACACCGATGCGCGGGCCGCGCACGGGCGGACGCATGGCGGTGACGCGCACTGGCGAGGGCGCTGCGCAAGCCACCGCCACCTATGAGCACGAGCTGTTGGCCGGGGCGCTGTCGCGCAAGCGGATGCTTCCCTATCGTACACGGGTGCGGGCACGAGACGTCGCGGAGTTCGAGGGCTGGGTACGCCACGAGGGGGAAGAGTTCCTCTACGTGCTGACCGGGGTGATCCGGCTCTATACCGAACTTTACGCGCCGGTCGAGATGCGCCGGGGAGACAGCGCCTATTACGACGCGACGATGGGACACAACGTGATTTCGGTCAGCCAGGAGGATGCGACGATCCTCTGGGTCACGTCGCTGGACTGA
- a CDS encoding class I adenylate-forming enzyme family protein produces the protein MHAIFDEGAPPPCPTPFNLAAYVLSPASTTPEKVALAVVGPHGAERWSYGRLEAAVRGLAGGFSAMGLAPGARVLLRLGNGVEFPIGYLGAIAAGLVPVPTSALLTAPEITKLAREIEPAAILAGPNVPLPEDCPAPVLDIDAQRARYEGAPADYAMGDPHRPAYIVYTSGTSGNPRGVIHAHRAVWARRMMWEGWYALQEDDRLLHAGAFNWTYTLGTGLLDPWSAGATALIPAPGVRPGQLPLLLKRFDATIFAAAPGVYRQMLREHPHLVLPKLRHGLSAGEKMPEATRAAWTETTGTAVYEALGMSECSTFISGSPAHPAPPPASGYPQTGRRVAVLGPDLAPVGRGEAGQLAVSNRDPGLMLGYLKAEAETAERFHGEWFLTGDVVDMADDGAITYLGRSDDMLNAGGVRVSPLEVERALHDHPAIHEVAATEIAVKADTTVIAAFYTGEAVAEDDLRAFAAERLARYKQPRLYVHMDQLPKNPNGKLNRRRIRANYEAAYGAA, from the coding sequence ATGCACGCGATTTTCGACGAGGGCGCCCCGCCCCCCTGCCCCACGCCGTTCAACCTGGCGGCCTACGTCCTGTCCCCGGCATCCACCACGCCGGAAAAGGTGGCGCTTGCCGTCGTCGGGCCGCATGGCGCGGAGCGGTGGAGCTATGGCCGGCTGGAGGCTGCGGTGCGCGGGCTGGCGGGCGGCTTTTCCGCGATGGGGCTGGCGCCCGGGGCGCGGGTTCTCCTGCGGCTGGGCAACGGGGTGGAGTTTCCCATCGGCTATCTCGGCGCGATCGCCGCGGGGCTGGTGCCGGTGCCGACCTCGGCCCTGCTGACCGCGCCCGAGATCACCAAGCTTGCCCGTGAGATCGAGCCCGCGGCGATCCTTGCCGGCCCGAATGTCCCGCTGCCCGAAGACTGCCCCGCGCCTGTGCTCGACATCGACGCGCAGCGCGCCCGTTACGAAGGCGCACCAGCCGATTACGCGATGGGCGACCCACACCGGCCCGCCTATATCGTCTACACCTCGGGCACCTCGGGCAACCCGCGCGGGGTGATCCACGCCCATCGCGCGGTCTGGGCGCGGCGGATGATGTGGGAGGGTTGGTATGCTCTGCAGGAGGATGATCGCCTGCTGCATGCTGGCGCGTTCAACTGGACCTACACGCTGGGCACCGGGCTGCTCGATCCCTGGTCGGCCGGCGCGACCGCGCTGATCCCGGCCCCTGGGGTCCGGCCCGGGCAGCTTCCGCTGCTGCTAAAGCGGTTCGATGCCACGATCTTCGCCGCCGCGCCGGGCGTCTACCGCCAGATGCTGCGCGAGCACCCGCATCTGGTTCTGCCGAAGCTGCGCCACGGGCTGTCGGCGGGCGAAAAGATGCCCGAGGCGACCCGCGCAGCCTGGACCGAGACCACGGGCACCGCGGTCTACGAGGCGCTGGGCATGTCCGAATGCTCGACCTTCATTTCCGGCAGTCCCGCGCACCCCGCGCCGCCGCCCGCCTCGGGCTATCCGCAAACCGGCCGCCGCGTCGCGGTGCTTGGACCAGACCTTGCGCCGGTCGGCCGCGGCGAGGCAGGGCAACTAGCGGTGTCCAACCGCGATCCAGGCCTGATGCTCGGCTACCTCAAGGCCGAGGCCGAGACCGCCGAGCGCTTCCACGGCGAATGGTTCCTGACCGGCGACGTGGTCGACATGGCCGATGACGGGGCGATCACCTATCTCGGGCGATCCGACGACATGCTGAACGCCGGCGGGGTCAGGGTCTCGCCGCTGGAGGTCGAACGCGCGCTGCACGACCACCCCGCCATCCACGAGGTCGCGGCGACGGAAATCGCGGTAAAAGCCGACACCACCGTCATCGCCGCGTTCTATACCGGCGAGGCGGTTGCCGAAGACGACTTGCGGGCCTTCGCCGCCGAACGTCTGGCACGTTACAAGCAGCCGCGCCTTTACGTGCACATGGACCAGTTGCCCAAGAACCCGAACGGCAAGCTCAACCG